A region of Elusimicrobiota bacterium DNA encodes the following proteins:
- a CDS encoding response regulator transcription factor gives MSGARVLVIDDEPDFRRLIEEHLTGEGFQVIMAEDGREGVNRAREGLPDLILLDWNLPGMDGTEVCRLLKSDPKTQDIPILMLTVRGRETDTVLALGLGACDFISKRALRPRELAARLHVALRKGRPAIPEPETIRHGPLTLDVTRRRVTLDGTPVELRPKEFDLLHAFLKRPGHVLTRAFLTESVWGNQYFGSTRTIDTTLARVRAKLGPFGERLRSIKNIGYVFDERET, from the coding sequence ATGAGCGGCGCGCGTGTTTTGGTCATCGACGACGAACCGGATTTCCGACGGTTGATCGAGGAACATCTGACCGGAGAAGGGTTTCAGGTGATCATGGCCGAGGACGGGCGGGAAGGCGTGAACCGGGCGCGGGAAGGCCTTCCGGACTTGATTTTACTGGATTGGAATCTGCCGGGCATGGACGGCACCGAAGTCTGTCGATTATTAAAAAGCGATCCCAAAACCCAGGACATCCCGATTCTCATGTTGACCGTACGCGGACGGGAGACCGACACGGTTCTCGCTCTGGGATTGGGGGCGTGCGATTTCATTTCGAAACGAGCCCTGCGTCCCCGGGAATTGGCGGCCCGGCTCCACGTGGCGCTCCGGAAAGGCCGACCCGCAATTCCAGAACCTGAAACGATTCGCCATGGGCCCTTGACCTTGGACGTCACCCGGCGGCGTGTCACCCTGGACGGGACCCCTGTGGAACTGAGACCGAAGGAATTTGATCTTCTCCATGCGTTCTTAAAACGCCCGGGCCATGTTCTCACGCGGGCTTTCCTCACCGAGAGCGTCTGGGGCAACCAATATTTCGGGAGTACCCGGACCATCGACACCACGTTGGCCCGCGTCCGGGCCAAACTGGGTCCGTTCGGAGAGCGCCTTCGATCGATAAAAAACATCGGTTATGTGTTCGACGAAAGGGAAACTTGA
- a CDS encoding HAMP domain-containing histidine kinase has product MNLRTRISLWTVSLLVATLAAVGAALYGSERLHLQAQAEKTSLAWMEGFAQACRDAVLVQDHLAAINAARALQRSPAVREATCADSVGRPLVPLQSPVEIPSQAKTISVSQGMEKQTWRKLKGETLTRLSLKVTANGKPTAVAAVVFSQTAVDQEIQAVLKDTTRRWGNAFFVVLLLGIGGSVLLARGLTGPILRIAEGTRAVAEGRLDHRIHLHRKDELGRLAEDFDRMALRLAELDRMKEDFVANVTHELRSPLAAIESYSVLIDKDVRGGRIANAGEHLTIVRNNATRLGRFINDLLDVAKIEAKGLDVRPATVRVAELVREVVDLFAAKALEKSIVIELNVPADLTVWADPDKLHQAMTNLTANALKFTPAGGRVSLASVVTPGEIRLTVSDTGPGIAPADQERIFNRFEQARPSQDQVKGPKGTGLGLAIAKGLVEAQGGRMELTSAPGRGSVFSIIFPVRSTL; this is encoded by the coding sequence ATGAACCTACGCACGAGGATCAGTCTGTGGACGGTGTCTCTGCTGGTGGCGACGTTAGCCGCCGTTGGGGCGGCGTTGTACGGAAGCGAACGACTTCACCTTCAGGCCCAGGCCGAAAAAACGAGCCTGGCTTGGATGGAAGGGTTCGCCCAGGCCTGCCGTGACGCCGTCCTGGTTCAGGATCATTTGGCGGCCATCAACGCGGCTCGCGCCCTCCAACGGTCCCCCGCCGTTCGCGAAGCGACCTGCGCCGACAGCGTCGGGCGGCCGCTCGTTCCTCTTCAGTCCCCCGTAGAGATCCCATCTCAGGCAAAAACCATATCGGTGTCCCAAGGAATGGAAAAACAAACCTGGCGAAAATTGAAAGGCGAAACCCTGACACGATTATCTTTGAAAGTCACCGCCAATGGAAAACCGACCGCCGTAGCCGCCGTGGTGTTCTCCCAGACCGCCGTCGACCAGGAGATCCAAGCCGTGTTGAAAGACACAACACGGCGATGGGGGAATGCCTTCTTCGTTGTCCTCCTTTTGGGCATCGGGGGGTCGGTTCTTTTGGCGCGCGGGTTAACCGGCCCCATTTTGCGAATTGCTGAGGGAACCCGGGCCGTGGCCGAAGGGCGCCTGGACCACCGGATCCACCTCCATCGAAAAGACGAGTTGGGCCGACTGGCGGAGGACTTTGACCGGATGGCCCTCCGCCTGGCGGAGTTGGACCGCATGAAAGAAGATTTCGTGGCCAACGTCACCCACGAGCTTCGCTCGCCCCTGGCCGCCATTGAAAGTTACTCCGTCCTAATCGATAAAGACGTTCGGGGCGGGCGCATCGCCAACGCCGGAGAGCATCTCACCATCGTCCGAAACAACGCCACGCGGCTGGGCCGGTTCATTAACGACCTGCTGGACGTGGCCAAGATTGAGGCAAAGGGCCTCGATGTTCGCCCCGCCACCGTGCGCGTGGCGGAGTTGGTCCGCGAAGTGGTGGACCTCTTCGCCGCCAAAGCCCTTGAAAAATCCATCGTTATCGAACTCAATGTCCCGGCGGATCTGACCGTCTGGGCGGACCCGGACAAACTCCACCAGGCGATGACCAACCTGACGGCGAACGCGCTTAAATTTACCCCGGCCGGCGGTCGGGTTTCCCTGGCGAGCGTGGTCACGCCCGGGGAAATTCGCCTAACGGTCTCCGACACGGGGCCCGGCATCGCCCCCGCTGACCAGGAACGAATCTTTAACCGATTTGAACAGGCCCGCCCATCGCAGGACCAGGTGAAAGGGCCGAAAGGAACAGGGCTCGGATTGGCCATCGCCAAAGGCCTGGTGGAAGCCCAGGGAGGACGGATGGAACTCACCAGCGCGCCGGGCCGTGGGAGCGTCTTTTCCATTATTTTTCCGGTCCGGTCCACCCTATGA
- a CDS encoding PorV/PorQ family protein: MRIPIFVIAFLGAFLRPPVSSAAGLTLLDWSPGVRAEGMGGAFAAVADDAGALFWNPAGLNQLPLSEVAFSHTEDFGDQSRNDLRLVRPAWWGQERRTWGARVAHASVKSFDLVEDGAVTGSAGPQETLVAFSFAQPVGPLSAGVTAKAIRQDLTTESGQTWGVDLGALGRQGRWSWGVGLNNLGPNLKIGTSSVGLHPSLRLGGAGVFGAPKRPGGRSPWLVTGQVEPFEDGTVRSRLGVEFAPLPMGLRVRVGYRSLHGADSFLDTLVFGAGFEKGRFQLNYAFLPGETVGDSHRLDVSVRFGERLPEEARLEEQLALAEKHFKAKQMVKARETLREVFALSPSNDRAKKLSHSVEARFSESLDPETLLILGDQAFKEGRFEAAADFFRKLLEVQPDHREARALYDSAEARAGAARLAQAAKTLQQEQRREQDDRRRRARRFMDKEEWASALDQWLSLLELVPDSKEAQAGASSCREALYQDAEKARRNDRLEEALRLYQASRAGGMNYKDSAVRAKDIERSLQTKRQERSNQLFEQAVRAYDMKDLAKALNLFEQAARLAPEDNKIQRALERVRKEIGTKAPRP, encoded by the coding sequence GTGCGGATCCCGATCTTTGTCATTGCGTTCCTTGGCGCGTTCCTCCGACCACCGGTATCTTCGGCCGCGGGACTGACTTTGTTAGACTGGTCGCCGGGGGTTCGGGCGGAAGGGATGGGTGGCGCCTTCGCGGCGGTGGCGGACGACGCCGGTGCTCTCTTTTGGAACCCCGCTGGGTTGAACCAACTCCCACTGTCGGAGGTCGCCTTCAGCCACACAGAGGATTTTGGAGACCAATCGCGAAACGACCTTCGTTTGGTGCGGCCGGCCTGGTGGGGCCAGGAACGGCGGACCTGGGGGGCCCGGGTGGCTCACGCCTCAGTGAAATCCTTCGATCTGGTGGAGGACGGCGCGGTGACTGGCAGTGCGGGTCCGCAAGAAACCTTAGTGGCCTTCTCTTTCGCCCAACCTGTGGGCCCCCTCTCGGCCGGGGTGACCGCCAAGGCGATCCGACAGGACCTCACAACGGAATCCGGACAGACCTGGGGGGTGGACCTCGGAGCCCTGGGGCGCCAGGGACGCTGGTCCTGGGGGGTGGGCCTCAACAACCTGGGCCCGAACTTAAAAATTGGAACGAGTTCTGTGGGCCTCCACCCGTCCCTGCGCCTGGGGGGCGCCGGGGTGTTCGGCGCGCCGAAACGACCGGGGGGGCGCTCCCCCTGGCTGGTGACCGGGCAAGTGGAACCCTTTGAGGACGGAACAGTTCGTTCCCGACTGGGAGTGGAGTTCGCCCCGCTCCCCATGGGGCTGAGGGTGAGGGTGGGATACCGTTCTCTGCACGGAGCCGACAGCTTTTTGGACACACTCGTTTTCGGGGCTGGATTTGAGAAGGGTCGGTTCCAATTGAACTACGCCTTCCTTCCGGGAGAAACGGTGGGTGATTCCCATCGCTTGGACGTTTCGGTTCGGTTCGGAGAGCGTTTGCCGGAAGAAGCTCGTCTCGAAGAACAGCTCGCCCTGGCGGAAAAACATTTCAAGGCGAAGCAGATGGTGAAAGCCCGTGAAACCCTGAGGGAGGTTTTCGCCCTTTCGCCGTCCAACGACCGGGCGAAGAAACTGTCGCACTCCGTCGAGGCCCGTTTTTCGGAAAGTCTCGATCCGGAGACACTGTTGATCCTTGGGGACCAAGCCTTCAAAGAAGGACGCTTCGAGGCCGCGGCCGACTTTTTTCGCAAACTTCTGGAGGTTCAACCCGACCACAGGGAAGCCCGGGCGCTCTACGATTCCGCGGAGGCCCGGGCGGGGGCCGCCCGATTGGCCCAAGCCGCGAAAACACTCCAACAGGAACAACGCCGGGAACAGGACGACCGTCGTCGAAGGGCTCGCCGGTTTATGGACAAGGAAGAGTGGGCCTCGGCCCTGGACCAATGGTTGTCGTTGTTGGAACTGGTCCCAGATTCCAAAGAAGCCCAGGCCGGCGCCTCTTCTTGCCGGGAGGCCCTCTACCAGGACGCCGAGAAGGCTCGCCGAAACGACCGCCTGGAAGAAGCCCTGCGACTCTATCAGGCATCCCGCGCCGGCGGTATGAACTACAAAGACAGCGCCGTTCGAGCTAAAGACATCGAAAGGTCGCTCCAGACAAAACGGCAAGAACGGTCGAATCAACTGTTTGAGCAGGCGGTGCGCGCCTACGATATGAAAGATCTTGCCAAGGCATTAAATTTGTTCGAGCAAGCGGCGCGCTTGGCTCCGGAAGATAATAAGATTCAAAGGGCCTTGGAACGCGTGAGAAAAGAAATCGGGACGAAGGCCCCTCGCCCATGA
- a CDS encoding FG-GAP repeat protein, with translation MIFFPLSARAIVNVQSGEENVDIFNDRFPTSAYWTPAVLAAGDFNGDGRDDVAVSLPRTNYQHEISLFFGGSSGKTLFSADEDLRILANYYIFNSDSLGFADLDGDGKKELVIGNSQNATSDRGEIHIIRGSMAPPSVMDLNTTPGDLVILGKPQSLLGSSLVVGEFNGDGREDLLVGAPGVNECYLVFGGSVPLAGTIDLAGSHPLPVIRGTGNLGSFVTKGKFNGDGWDDLVLSAPNADVGGRTDNGEIHILFGGRTFPSLWILGSPAADVRVWGASSQSHISGTAAGDLTADGRDELLVHLGPFNSFPPAAVFPGTDISAGRILDLSTSAPNAVQSFPILAPNYSLPGMGGFHDFDGDGIPDLFLMENRGNFRRVLAMLSTDNGPGGFDLNALNASSLVWDGNFGDIAFADLNGDAFRDLVVFDDFGITYQAPYGAVKAVYGFEPLRNPSVQIRPRSPLSPGEAGDHGGRGSSGDEAFRRCGRRLSRPMDPLSERSGNHVYFGGRNQNRSSGFSQQRGPGERKGGGLPRPHPGGTRCDHRHQPSSPGDEGRFRLSRHGIDPPAGPGF, from the coding sequence GTGATTTTTTTTCCCCTTTCCGCCAGGGCCATCGTCAACGTCCAATCGGGGGAAGAGAACGTCGATATTTTTAATGACCGCTTCCCCACAAGCGCTTATTGGACGCCAGCGGTTTTAGCGGCGGGAGACTTCAATGGGGATGGGAGGGACGATGTGGCAGTGAGTCTACCCCGGACCAATTATCAACACGAAATCAGTTTGTTTTTTGGCGGCTCGTCAGGTAAAACGCTCTTTTCGGCAGACGAGGACCTACGCATCTTGGCGAATTACTATATTTTCAACTCCGATTCGTTGGGCTTCGCGGATTTGGATGGAGATGGGAAAAAGGAGTTGGTCATCGGCAATTCCCAAAACGCAACGAGCGATCGGGGAGAGATTCATATCATCCGGGGGTCCATGGCCCCTCCTTCCGTGATGGACCTCAACACGACCCCCGGTGATCTCGTGATCCTTGGGAAACCTCAATCTCTTCTGGGCAGTTCCCTCGTGGTGGGCGAATTTAACGGGGACGGGCGGGAGGACCTCCTGGTGGGCGCCCCCGGAGTGAACGAATGTTACTTGGTGTTCGGCGGATCGGTGCCCCTGGCGGGGACCATCGATCTCGCTGGGTCACACCCTCTGCCTGTTATCCGGGGCACAGGGAATTTGGGGTCGTTTGTAACCAAGGGAAAATTCAATGGAGACGGGTGGGACGATCTTGTTCTCTCGGCTCCCAACGCGGACGTAGGAGGTCGAACGGACAACGGGGAAATTCACATCTTGTTCGGCGGGAGAACATTCCCCTCCCTTTGGATACTCGGAAGCCCCGCGGCGGACGTGCGGGTGTGGGGCGCGTCCTCCCAGTCACATATAAGCGGAACCGCCGCGGGCGACTTGACGGCGGATGGTCGGGACGAGCTCTTGGTTCATTTGGGCCCATTCAACTCTTTTCCCCCTGCCGCCGTTTTTCCCGGGACCGACATCTCCGCCGGACGGATTTTAGATTTATCCACGAGCGCTCCGAACGCGGTGCAGAGCTTTCCGATTTTGGCCCCAAATTATTCGTTACCGGGGATGGGCGGGTTCCACGATTTTGACGGGGATGGAATTCCCGATCTATTCCTTATGGAGAATAGAGGAAATTTCCGCAGAGTTTTGGCCATGCTGAGCACGGATAACGGCCCGGGGGGGTTCGATCTGAACGCTTTGAACGCGAGCTCTCTGGTCTGGGACGGAAACTTCGGCGACATCGCCTTTGCCGACCTTAACGGAGATGCGTTTCGGGATCTGGTGGTCTTTGACGATTTCGGTATCACGTACCAAGCCCCCTACGGCGCCGTCAAGGCGGTGTATGGGTTCGAACCGCTCCGCAACCCCTCGGTCCAAATCAGGCCCCGTTCCCCCCTCTCCCCGGGTGAAGCTGGCGATCACGGTGGGCGGGGATCCTCAGGAGATGAAGCTTTCAGGCGATGTGGCCGACGCCTTTCGAGACCAATGGATCCCCTATCGGAGCGATCCGGAAATCACGTTTACTTCGGGGGAAGGAACCAAAACCGTTCAAGCGGTTTTTCGCAACAGCGTGGGCCGGGAGAGCGAAAGGGCGGAGGACTCCCTCGTCCTCACCCCGGGGGAACCCGGTGTGATCACCGGCACCAACCGTCTTCGCCCGGGGACGAAGGCCGCTTTCGATTGTCACGTCACGGAATCGACCCGCCTGCGGGCCCAGGTTTTTGA
- a CDS encoding radical SAM protein, with amino-acid sequence MISKLLGLRIFEVEVSSFCNVHCRYCPRELVPESGLMTRETFSRFLDGLNLGRMDSVSFVGMGEPTLNPRLSEFVRMVKTRFPKTHTWVTTNGTNLTAKTLPPLLAAGLDTLGISFNGLDPRTYEQNMPGAKFEKTLTHVDDSVRAARLAGGHTRVQINYIVTAENAEREAEIQAFWRKRGVTHFRPQRMHDRAGTASAVPGMSTVDSAGLNGRPCVRSAVMPFISWKGEVLPCAHDMRRVNVLGNVCQESWGDIETRQRDIFRCTQSPAMCAACKDPLRHDMLKKMDEVVRKELIVRVKDRLFTPLRSTVCWLRGLVHRRGVPPVGSVVLSPAPRDVESTGPVAMPTGDLVDGAEMDSPQPVLSK; translated from the coding sequence ATGATCTCAAAATTGTTGGGCCTCCGCATCTTTGAGGTGGAAGTCTCCAGCTTCTGCAACGTCCACTGCCGCTATTGTCCACGGGAACTGGTCCCGGAATCCGGGCTGATGACGAGAGAAACGTTCTCCCGTTTTTTAGACGGCTTGAATTTGGGGCGGATGGACTCTGTCTCATTCGTCGGCATGGGTGAGCCGACGCTCAACCCGCGGTTGTCGGAATTCGTTCGGATGGTCAAGACCCGTTTCCCTAAGACGCACACGTGGGTGACCACCAACGGCACGAACTTGACGGCCAAGACCCTGCCCCCTTTGTTGGCGGCCGGGCTGGACACGTTGGGCATCAGTTTCAACGGGTTGGACCCCAGGACCTACGAGCAAAACATGCCCGGCGCAAAATTCGAGAAAACGTTGACCCATGTGGATGACTCGGTGCGTGCGGCCCGGTTGGCGGGGGGGCACACGCGCGTCCAAATCAACTACATCGTGACGGCCGAGAACGCCGAACGCGAGGCGGAAATTCAAGCCTTCTGGCGGAAGCGAGGCGTCACGCACTTTCGCCCACAACGGATGCATGATCGTGCCGGAACGGCCTCGGCCGTGCCCGGAATGTCCACGGTGGATTCAGCGGGTCTTAACGGCCGCCCGTGCGTGCGCTCGGCTGTTATGCCGTTCATCAGTTGGAAAGGCGAGGTGCTTCCCTGTGCGCACGACATGCGCCGCGTGAACGTGCTCGGCAACGTTTGTCAGGAATCGTGGGGGGACATTGAAACGCGTCAGCGGGACATCTTCCGTTGCACCCAATCGCCGGCCATGTGCGCGGCCTGCAAGGATCCCTTGCGGCATGACATGCTCAAAAAAATGGATGAAGTGGTGCGGAAGGAGTTGATAGTGCGTGTGAAAGATCGTTTGTTCACCCCCCTGCGCTCCACAGTTTGTTGGCTCCGGGGTTTGGTGCACAGGCGTGGGGTGCCGCCGGTGGGAAGCGTCGTGCTGAGTCCGGCGCCCCGTGATGTCGAATCGACGGGGCCGGTCGCGATGCCAACGGGCGATCTCGTTGACGGAGCGGAAATGGACTCCCCCCAGCCGGTTCTGTCGAAATGA
- a CDS encoding glycosyl transferase family 1 — MDKKKVLFMPGSFSLAHVGRLISLAESLPSDSYEVVFACEERDQRFIPARFGRRRATSLRAEEFRRRLEKGHPLIDAPFLRRQVAEDIHLLKSLRADLVVGDFRPSLSISASVAGVPYMNVVNAHWSPWSKEPFQVPALLDIMPVQWMGFRFGKKFLDSIIPLVFRLHSRAFNRVRREHGLAALPHDLRGVYSAGDYTAYADLPDLAPTPGAPAGHRHIGPVLWEPDVPLPPWWADLPTDKPLVYLSAGSTGRTDFLTNVLAALADMPVTVAVATAGRTTVAPVAGRVFVAEYLPGLPLCQRAALAINNGGAGGVTQALTAGIPVLGIAANMDQCMVMKPVARSGAGRMVLAGEAKTYAWREVIGELLSSRAAKAAAEALSRRLALRSAPEAFHGWVDQILGVRSERAAVPLITFLRGAVSRYWELNLYQTLVQETGANPHVADESIQKTPVANGPAGR; from the coding sequence ATGGACAAGAAAAAGGTTCTCTTCATGCCGGGTTCGTTTTCTCTGGCGCACGTGGGCCGGTTGATCAGCCTGGCGGAGTCTCTGCCGAGCGATTCCTACGAGGTGGTGTTCGCCTGCGAAGAGCGGGACCAGCGGTTCATCCCGGCCCGGTTCGGCCGCCGCCGCGCTACGTCCCTCCGAGCGGAGGAGTTCCGCCGCCGCCTGGAGAAGGGGCACCCCCTGATCGACGCGCCCTTTTTGCGCCGCCAGGTCGCTGAAGACATTCATCTTTTGAAGTCGCTCCGCGCCGACCTGGTGGTGGGCGATTTCCGCCCGTCCCTCTCCATCAGTGCGTCCGTGGCGGGGGTCCCCTACATGAACGTCGTCAACGCCCACTGGAGCCCCTGGTCCAAGGAACCTTTTCAAGTTCCCGCCCTCTTGGACATCATGCCCGTCCAATGGATGGGGTTCCGCTTTGGGAAGAAGTTCCTGGACTCCATCATCCCCCTGGTTTTTCGTCTGCACAGTCGGGCTTTCAACCGGGTGCGGCGGGAGCATGGGTTGGCGGCTCTCCCGCACGATCTGCGGGGCGTCTATTCGGCGGGGGACTACACGGCCTACGCGGACCTGCCGGACCTGGCCCCGACGCCCGGGGCGCCCGCCGGACACCGCCACATCGGACCGGTTCTCTGGGAGCCGGACGTGCCTCTCCCTCCTTGGTGGGCGGATCTGCCCACCGACAAGCCGTTGGTCTACCTCTCCGCCGGGTCCACGGGTCGGACGGATTTCCTTACGAATGTATTGGCGGCGTTGGCGGATATGCCGGTGACGGTGGCAGTGGCGACGGCGGGAAGGACGACGGTGGCCCCCGTTGCCGGGCGGGTCTTCGTGGCGGAATATCTACCGGGCCTTCCGCTCTGTCAAAGGGCGGCACTGGCGATCAATAACGGCGGGGCCGGCGGCGTCACTCAAGCCCTCACGGCGGGGATCCCCGTTTTGGGGATCGCGGCCAACATGGACCAGTGCATGGTGATGAAACCCGTGGCGCGGTCGGGCGCGGGTCGGATGGTGTTGGCGGGGGAGGCGAAAACGTATGCCTGGCGGGAGGTGATCGGGGAACTGCTTTCCTCCCGCGCGGCAAAGGCGGCGGCGGAAGCTCTTTCGCGCCGGCTGGCCCTCCGATCGGCTCCGGAAGCGTTCCACGGGTGGGTGGATCAAATCCTGGGGGTTCGAAGCGAGCGCGCGGCGGTGCCGTTGATCACGTTCTTGCGTGGCGCGGTGAGCCGCTACTGGGAGCTGAACCTCTACCAAACCCTCGTTCAGGAAACCGGCGCAAACCCCCACGTGGCCGACGAATCGATCCAAAAGACGCCGGTCGCCAATGGCCCGGCGGGGAGGTAA
- a CDS encoding PEP-CTERM/exosortase system-associated acyltransferase, whose protein sequence is MYAIGEFRFLVATTPDLLDAVHRLRYQVYVEEYGYEKPEDHPAGLEKDAFDSRAIHMAALDGQGRVVGTIRLILNSELGLPALQLVESHYQDKNPSSKKIVEVSRFALTRSLRGKAGEEGFRELDFYLRKLSVKPPATAEGLDNRVIVLLGLIHLMFTVMRAIHATDLYIMAERRLWLLLKHHKMKFRQVSPEIDYHGKRACFVARSVDVAEPMLGFRRVLTQTLARTGAPANQFQLPALLEAESFDLAGFRFQVASSEAVLEKVRGLNPPERREGLSIQLAALDREGRAAGAVRLVLNAPGSSKKEGAIAGFALAPEHRVPIQGVLDPDGGPLSVRECRKAAVVALGLMRLLYWVGKGLRLTTWRVNLPDSLVGMMEGQGIVLHALGSGNYQIRLSEVEGRLLHFQGLRESFKEILAQRQGRRSPLEELLNRFEAREESLELTSPGAVFGARVV, encoded by the coding sequence ATGTATGCGATTGGGGAGTTCCGGTTTTTGGTGGCCACGACGCCGGACCTGCTGGACGCCGTCCACCGGCTCCGCTACCAGGTCTATGTGGAGGAGTACGGCTACGAGAAACCCGAAGATCACCCCGCAGGGCTGGAGAAAGACGCCTTCGATTCCCGCGCCATCCACATGGCCGCCCTGGACGGCCAGGGGCGGGTGGTGGGCACCATCCGGTTGATCCTCAACTCCGAGCTGGGTTTGCCCGCCTTACAGCTCGTGGAATCCCACTACCAGGACAAAAATCCCTCCTCCAAGAAGATTGTGGAGGTCTCCCGCTTCGCGCTCACGCGGTCCCTGCGGGGCAAGGCGGGAGAGGAGGGGTTCCGGGAACTGGACTTTTACTTGCGGAAGCTGTCGGTGAAACCCCCCGCGACGGCGGAGGGGCTGGACAACCGGGTGATCGTGCTCTTGGGTCTGATTCACCTGATGTTCACGGTGATGCGCGCGATCCACGCCACCGACCTCTACATCATGGCGGAGCGGCGACTGTGGCTCCTATTGAAACACCACAAGATGAAGTTCCGCCAGGTGAGCCCGGAGATCGATTACCACGGCAAACGGGCCTGTTTCGTGGCGCGATCGGTGGACGTGGCTGAACCCATGCTGGGGTTCCGCCGGGTGTTGACCCAAACCCTAGCGCGGACGGGCGCCCCGGCGAACCAATTCCAATTGCCGGCGCTTTTGGAGGCGGAAAGTTTCGACCTGGCGGGGTTCCGGTTCCAGGTGGCGAGTTCGGAGGCGGTGTTGGAGAAGGTCAGGGGCCTGAACCCTCCGGAACGAAGGGAGGGGCTATCCATTCAATTGGCGGCCCTGGACCGAGAGGGCCGGGCGGCGGGGGCGGTGCGGTTGGTGTTGAACGCGCCAGGGAGTTCGAAGAAGGAAGGGGCGATCGCGGGGTTCGCCCTGGCGCCGGAACATCGGGTGCCGATCCAGGGGGTATTGGACCCCGACGGCGGGCCGCTCTCTGTGCGGGAATGTCGGAAGGCCGCGGTGGTGGCGCTCGGGCTGATGCGTCTGCTCTACTGGGTGGGCAAAGGGCTCCGGCTAACCACCTGGCGGGTGAACCTCCCGGATTCCCTCGTCGGGATGATGGAGGGCCAGGGCATCGTCCTCCACGCGCTCGGGTCCGGAAACTACCAAATCCGGTTGTCGGAAGTGGAGGGACGGCTCCTCCACTTCCAGGGACTGCGGGAGAGTTTTAAGGAGATCCTCGCACAACGCCAGGGGAGGCGATCACCCCTGGAAGAATTACTAAATCGCTTCGAAGCGCGGGAAGAATCTCTTGAGCTAACCTCCCCAGGGGCCGTGTTTGGGGCTCGGGTCGTCTGA
- a CDS encoding acyltransferase, which translates to MAPFAGFVDRDEDQVEKGETHVRNIPWPQRIAAFVLMGIWMGVAGGIARLLVPRLPGAGPFLYFFAFATAWVIVGLGIHRALMGFFPLREGDVPPGSRQEFIYHVFYLPFLFCLFYPLAFSGMIPIPLTRLFFSLFGARLGRNTYPGAGMIFDPRFVTVGDHVIMGYQSSLIPHAIEGANRVSHSPIRIGDNAVIGVNAVILGGVTVGEGAVIAAGAVVPKSTVIPPREIWGGLPARRMGQVE; encoded by the coding sequence ATGGCCCCTTTTGCGGGTTTCGTTGACCGGGACGAGGACCAAGTCGAAAAAGGGGAAACTCACGTGCGGAATATCCCGTGGCCTCAAAGGATCGCCGCTTTTGTTCTGATGGGGATTTGGATGGGAGTTGCCGGAGGAATCGCCAGACTCCTTGTTCCCCGGTTGCCCGGGGCGGGGCCCTTTTTGTATTTCTTCGCTTTCGCCACGGCCTGGGTGATCGTGGGCTTAGGAATCCACCGCGCGTTGATGGGCTTTTTCCCCCTGCGGGAGGGGGACGTTCCCCCGGGGTCTCGGCAGGAGTTCATCTACCATGTGTTCTATTTGCCGTTTTTGTTTTGCCTGTTCTATCCGCTCGCTTTTTCGGGAATGATCCCCATCCCTCTCACCCGACTTTTCTTTTCGCTTTTTGGCGCGCGACTGGGTCGAAACACTTACCCCGGCGCCGGCATGATATTTGATCCGCGTTTCGTCACGGTGGGAGACCATGTGATTATGGGATACCAATCCTCCCTGATCCCCCACGCGATCGAAGGAGCGAACCGGGTGTCGCACAGCCCCATCCGGATCGGAGACAACGCCGTGATCGGCGTCAACGCGGTGATCCTGGGCGGCGTCACGGTGGGGGAAGGCGCCGTGATCGCGGCGGGGGCGGTGGTTCCCAAATCCACGGTGATCCCTCCTCGGGAGATCTGGGGAGGCCTGCCCGCCCGCCGGATGGGTCAAGTGGAATAG